From the Micromonospora echinospora genome, the window CAGCATCGAGATCACCGACTTCGACGGGCAGCCGGCCAGCGGCAAGGACTTCCACATCGACTGGGACTCCTCCGCCGCCGAGAAGGGCGGCTACGACTGGTTCATGCTCAAGGAGATCGAGGAGCAGCCGCAGGCGGTCGCCGACACGCTGCTCGGCCGGCTCACCGAGACCGGCGAGATCATGCTCGACGAGGTACGCCTCAGCGACCAGGACCTCCGCGACGTCGACAAGATCTTCATCGTGGCCTGCGGCACCGCCTACCACTCCGGTCTGGTCGCGAAGTACGCCATCGAGCACTGGACCCGGATCCCCTGCGAGGTGGAGCTGGCCAGCGAGTTCCGGTACCGCGACCCGGTCCTCGACCGGTCCACGCTGATCGTGGTGATCTCGCAGTCCGGCGAGACCATGGACACCCTGATGGCGCTGCGGCACGCCAAGGAGCAGAAGGCCCGGGTGCTGGCCATCTGCAACACCAACGGGTCCACCATCCCGCGTGAGTCCGACGCCGTGCTCTACACCCACGGCGGCCCGGAGATCGCGGTCGCCTCCACCAAGGCGTTCCTTACCCAGCTCGTCGCCTGCTACCTGATCGGCCTGCACCTGGCCCAGGTGCGCGGGGTCAAGTTCGCCGACGAGGTGGCCGCCGTGGTGGACCAGCTCCACCAGATGCCCGGCAAACTGCGCGAGCTGCTGGACCGGATCGAGCCGGTCCGGGAGCTGGCCCGCGACCTGAAGGCCGAGCCGACCGTGCTCTTCATCGGCCGGCACGTCGGCTACCCGGTGGCCCTGGAGGGCGCGCTCAAGCTCAAGGAACTGGCGTACATGCACGCCGAGGGATTCGCCGCCGGTGAGCTGAAGCACGGCCCGATCGCGCTGATCGACAAGGGCACCCCGGTGATCTGCATCGTCCCGTCGCCGGTGGGCCGGGGCATGCTGCACGACAAGGTCGTCTCGAACATCCAGGAGGTCCGTGCCCGGGGGGCCCGGACCATCGTGATCGCCGAGGAGGGCGACCAGGCCGTCGTCCCGTACGCCGACCACCTGATTTACGTGCCGCGCACCCCGACGCTGCTGGCCCCGCTGGTCACCACCGTGCCGTTGCAGGTGCTCGCCGCCGAGATCGCCGCCGCCCGGGGCCACGACGTCGACCAGCCGCGCAACCTGGCCAAGTCGGTCACCGTCGAGTAGTCACCACCTCGTTCCGGCCGTCCGGGTGACCGGACGTCCCCCGACCTGAGGCGGCTCCGGCGACCTGCCAGGAGATCGCGCTGTCGTCCGGCCCCCTTCCGCTGCGGGAGGGGGCCGTCAGCGTCCCACCACGATGCGGGCCATGCCGTCCAGGGCCGGGTTCGCCGGCTCCCAGTAACCGGTGTGGCCGTACCGGCCGCTCGGGAAGACCCGTCCGCCGAAACCCGGGTCGGTCGGGTCGCGGCCGAACCAGAGGTCGTCGTCGGGCCGTCCGACCACGTCCCCGGCCAACCAGGGCAGAGCCGCCCCGACCGCCGCCCGCCCGGCCAGCTCGACCGGCGGCCGGACCAGGCCGATGACGTCGTCGGTGGCGGTGCTCGCCCAGACCTGACCGGGCGGCAGGCGCAGGTCGGCCGCGTGGTCCACGCCGACACCCGGGGAACCGACGAAGACCAGGGCGTCGGCGGCCAGGCCGTGTTCCCGGGCGGCGGTGCCCACCACCAGCGAACCGTAGCTGTGCCCGAGGACGGTTTGCCGGCCCGGCGGCCCCTCGTGGGTGAGGCGCAGCCCCTCCTGGAAGCGGTGCAGCCCGGCGGCGGCGTCCTCGGCCTGCCGGGCCCGGTACGCCTCGTGGACGAAGTCCGGGGCGTCGTAGTCCAGCCAGAGCACCGCCGAGGTCTCCCCGCCCGGGTCGAGCGCGGTGGCGCGGGCCGCCACCCGGGCCGCGCGACCCAGTTCGCCGTCGGCGTCGGCCAGGTCGGCGGTCATCCCCGGCACATAGGTGAGCACCCGGTCGGCGCGGTCCGGGTTGCCGAGCGCGACCACCGCCCGCCCGTCGCCGGCCGGGTCCAGCCCGAGCAGGTACGCCCGTGGCGCGTCGGCCGTGCCCGGCGCGGCCAGCCGGTCGGCGAGGGTGGCGAGTCCGGCCAGCGTGGCGTCGAGCCGGGCCACCCCGGCCAGTTCCGCCGGTCCTCGCCGAACCCGGCGCAGCAGCTCCCGCCGCCGGGCCAGGAGCCGTTCCCGGTGGTCCTCGAAAAGGAGCCGGTTCGCCTGGTCCCGGGCGGTCGCGGGCACCCCGTCCAGCCGTCCGACCCGGGCCGGCTCGTGCACCACCAGCCAGCGGCGCTGGGCCGGGGTCAGCCCGGCCCACCAGCGCCGGACCAGCGCCGGGTCGGCCTCCGGCGGCGGCCGGTACGTCGGCGGCGGCGTCACCCAACCGGCGCGCGCGGCGGTGGTCAGCGCGCCGAGCCGGGCGGTCGCCTCCCGGTCGGCCGCCTCGGCCAGGGCGAGCGCGTCGCCGACCTCCGCCGAGAGGCGCGCCGCCTCGGCGGCCCGGTCCGCCGGCCGGGTGACCCGACCCGCGGTCGGCCCACCCTCCCGACCCACGGTCGCACCGCGCTGACCGGGTGCGGTGGCGGGCATGGTGACCCGCCCGTCCCGGTCGATCCCGAGCCCCGCCGCGTCGATCCGGGTCACCGCGTCGGCCAGTCGGGCCCGCGCCCGTCGGAGCCGGGCGGCGAACTCGGCGAGAATCTGGTCCACCTCGATCGGCACCGGGGAGACCGAGACCAGTTCGGACCGGATCCCGGTGAGCCGGTCACCGGCCGCCCCGGCGGCGGCGCCGGCCCAGGCGTCCCGGAGTCCGGTGGCCCCGGCCGAGAGCCCGGCGGCCCGGCGGTCCACCAGGGCGCCGGCACCCCGCCAGGCGACGCCGGCCCGCTCCCAGGTCGCCGGGTCGGTCGTCCAGAGCCGGGCATAGCCGCTCACCGGCCCGGGGTGGGCAGTCGCCGGACCGCCCGCTCGTCGGTCGCGGCGTAGCGGTCGGCGGCGGTGCGGACCGCCGTGGCGGTGTCGGCCAGCCGGGCGCCGAGCGCCCCGAACCAGGCGTGCACCGCCGACTCCAGGTCGGACAGTGCCCGTGCGCTGCGCCAGTGGGGCGCGGGCACCGTCAGCCCGGGCACCCCGGCCAGCCCGTGTCCCAGCGGGTACGCCTCGTCGGCGAGCCGGGCGGCGGTGGTGCGCAACGCCGGCAGGTCGACGGTCAGCGGCGGCCCGCCCGATCCACGTTCTTCGTCCACCACGCACCTCCCGCTCGACGACCCGCCTGTGCCGCCGACGCTAGGGCTGGCGGAACGGTCGTGGAACCGGCTGTGGACAACCGGCGCGGGACGGATCCGCGTTCTGTCCACAGGGATTGCCCGCAGGGAGGCCGGCGGCTACCCTCCGCGCCGTTAGGGTGGGTCGGTGACCGTCGCCGTCGATGTCGCGGGGCGGACGTGGGCCGATCGGGCCGACAGGATGGGGTGGGCATGAGGCCGGTGTGGCGGGTCGGTGACGTACGGGCGGCGGAGGCGGGCCTGATGGCGACGCTGCCGACAGGCGCCCTGATGGCGCGGGCCGCCGCCGGGCTGGCCCGGCGCTGCGCGCTGCTCCTCGCCGACCGGGGCGGGGTGTACGGCGGGCGGGTGCTGCTGCTGGTCGGCAGCGGCGACAACGGCGGCGACGCCCTCCTCGCCGGGGCGCACCTGGCCCGCCGGGGCGCCGCGGTCGAGGCGCTGCTGCTCAGCCCCGGGCGGGCGCACGCCGACGGGCTCGCCGCGCTGCGGGCCGCCGGTGGCCGGACCGTCGCCAAGCTGCCGGCCCGGGCCGACCTGGTGCTCGACGGCATCGTCGGGATCGGTGGGAGCGGCGGGCTCCGGGAGTCGGTGGCGCGGCTGGTGGCGCGGCTCGGGGAGGTCCGTGGCCGGGACGGCGGGCGGGCCACCGTGGTCGCGGTGGACGTGCCCAGCGGGGTCGCGGTCGACACCGGTCACGTGCCGCACGACAGCGACGGCCGGCCGGGCGCGCTGCGCGCCGACGTGACGGTGACCTTCGGCGCGCTCAAGCCGGCTCTGGTGGTGGGGGAGGCGGCGGCGTACGCCGGCCAGGTCGAGTTGGTCGACATCGGTCTGGGGCCCTGGCTGCGCGCTACTCCGGCACTGCACGTCACCGAAGTGACGGACGTGGTCGACGGCTGGCCCCGGCTCGGTCCCGCATCGGAGAAGTACAACCGGGGCGTGGTGGGGTTGGCCACCGGATCGGCGACCTACCCGGGCGCGGCGGTGCTCTCCGTCGCCGGGGCGCTCGCCGGCCCGACCGGCCTGGTCCGGTACGCCGGCAGCGCCGCCGCCGAGGTGCTGCGCCACCATCCGTCGGTGATCGCCACCGGGCGGGTGGCCGACGCCGGGCGGGTGCAGGCGTGGGTCTGCGGTTCGGGGCTCGGCACCGGCGCGGAGGCCGTCGCCGAACTGCGTACCGTGCTCGCCGCGCCGGTGCCGGTGGTGCTCGACGCGGACGCGTTGACCATGCTGGTGGACGGTTCGATGGCCGACCGGTTGCGCGGGCGGGACGCCCCGATCGTGGTGACCCCGCACGACCGGGAGTACGCCCGGCTCTGCGGGGAGGAGCCGGGGGCGGACCGGGTCGCCGCGACGCTGCGCCTGGCCGCCTGGATGAACGCGGTGGTGCTGCTCAAGGGGAGCCGTACGGTGGTCGGCACGCCGGCCGGACGCGCCTACGTCAACCCGACCGGCACCCCGGTCCTGGCCACCGGCGGCACCGGCGACGTGCTGGCCGGTCTGCTCGGCTCGCTGCTCGCCGCCGGGCTGCCGGCCGAGCGGGCCGCCGCGCTGGCCGCGTACCTGCACGGGCTGGCCGGCCGGGAGGCGGCCCGGCACGGGCCGGTGACCGCGACCGACGTGGCCGCCGCGCTCCGGCCGGTCCTGGCCGGGCTGGGCTGACCGGCGGCGACCCGCGAGCGCGGCGCCCGACCGGCGGCGTAGGGCGGGTCGTCCGGAAAACCTTCAGCGGCGCTGGAGGGCGCCGATCACCGTGGTCAGTAGGCTGGGGCCATGTGGCAGGCCGAGGTACGGGTTGATCTTGACGCCATCCGGGAGAACGTGACGCGGCTGCGCTCCGGCACCAGCGCGGAGTTGATGGCGGTGGTCAAGGCCGACGGGTACGGGCACGGCATGCTCCCGGCGGCCCGCGCGGCGCTCGACGCCGGGGCGGACTGGCTCGGGGTCTGCACCCTGGACGAGGCGCTCACCCTGCGCCGGGCCGGGATCACCGCGCCGGTGCTGGCCTGGCTGCTCAGCCCCGGGCTGCCGCTGCACGAGGGGGTGGCGGCCGACGTCGACCTCTCCGCCGCCAGCGAGGGCCAGCTCGACGAGATGATCGTCGCGGCCCGGCGGGCGGAGCGTCCGGCCCGGCTGCACCTGAAGATCGACACCGGGCTCTCCCGCAACGGCGCGACCGTCGCCGACTGGCCGGCGCTCCTGGAGGCCGCCGCCAAGGCTCAGGCCGACGGCCTGGTCGAGGTGGTCGGCGTGTGGAGCCACTTCGCCTACGCCGACCTGCCCGGGCACCCGACCATCGACCGGCAGATCGCGGTCTTCCACGAGGCGCTGGCCATGGTCGAGCGGGCCGGACTGCGCCCCCGGCAACGGCACCTGGCCAACTCGGCGGCCACCCTGACCCGCCCCGACACCCACTTCGACCTGGTCCGTCCCGGTCTGGCGGTCTACGGGCTCTCCCCGGTGGCCGGCGAGCGGCACGGCCTGCGTCCCGCCATGACCGCCCGGGCGCGGGTGACGCTCGCCAAACGGGTCCCGGCCGGCACGGGCGTCTCCTACGGCCACACCTACACCACCGAGCGGGAGACCACGCTGGCCCTGGTGCCCGTCGGCTACGCCGACGGGGTGCCCCGGCACGCCTCGAACGTCGGCCCGGTCCGGCTCGCCGGGCGGAACCGGACCATCGCCGGTCGGGTCTGCATGGACCAGATCATGATCGACTGCGGCGACGACCCGGTGGCGGCGGGCGACGTCGCGGTCCTCTTCGGCAGCGGCGTCGACGGCGAGCCCACCGCCGACGACTGGGCCGAGGCGGTCGGCACCATCAACTACGAGATCGTCACCCGGTTCGGCGGCTGCCGGGTCGCCCGGGTGTACGACGGCGAGCGGACATGACCCCCCTGCTCGACCGGGTGCCCCGGCCGCGTACCGCCGCCGGGAAGGTCGCCGGCCTGGTCGGCGCGGCCGTCGGGGTGGCCGCCGCCGGGCTCGCGGCGGGAGTGGCCACCGAACGGGCCCTGGTCCGCCGGTACAAGGCCGACCCCACCGACCGGTACGCCGACGAGGTCTTCGGCCAACCGCGGTACGACGAGTCGTTCCGGATGGAACTGCCCGACGGCACCGACCTGCACGTGGAGGTGGTCGAGCCGACCCGTCCGGCCCCCGGGCGGCCCACCGTCGTCCTGGTGCACGGGTTCTGCCTGGACATGGGGACCTTCCACTTCCAGCGCAAGCTGCTCGCCGAGCGGGGCGAGCATCGGGTCGTCGCGTACGACCAGCCCGGCCACGGCCGCTCCGGCAAGCTGGAGACCGGCGAGTACGACCTCACCGCGCTCGGCCACGCCCTGCGCCGGGTCATCGACCGGACCACCCCGGACGGGCCACTGGTGCTGGTCGGGCACTCGATGGGCGGCATGACCATCATGGCGTTCGCCGAGCTGTACCCGGAGATGTTCGGCGACCGGGTGGTCGGCACCGTGCTGATGGCCACCTCCGGTGGACTGCTCGCCGAGACCAAGCTGGTCGCCCCGGCCCTGCTCGGCCGGGTCGGCCCGCCGGTGCTCTACATGGTCAACACCACCACCCGGTACGGCGGAACGATCATCGACCGGGCCCGCCGGTCCACCTCCAACGTGGCCTGGCTGCTCACCCGCCGGTACGGCTTCGGCACCCCGAAGCCGAGCCCGGCCCTGGTGTCGTACGTGGAGGAGATGAACTCCCGTACCTCGGCCGACACGGTCACCCGATACCTGCGTACCCTGGCGACCCACGCCCGCTACCCGGCGCTCGCCGCACTGGCCGGCACCCCGGTGCTCGTGGTGGCCGGGGAGAAGGACATGATCACGCCGGTGACCCACTCGGAGGAGATCGTGCGCCGGCTGCCGCACGCCGAGTTCGTCCGGATCCCGGACAGCGGGCACGTGGTCATGCTGGAGCACGCGGACGAGGTCAACGCCGCCCTGACGGACTTCCTGGAGCGACTTTGAGCGGTGTGCGCGGTGGAGGAACGGTGTCGGTCGTCGTGGAGCTGCCCACCCTGGCCGACACGCACGCCTTCGGCCGCCGGCTCGCTGGGGTGCTCCGCGCCGGTGACCTGGTGCTGCTCACCGGGCCGCTCGGGGCCGGCAAGACCGCGCTCACCCAGGGCATCGGCGCGGGCCTCGGCGTGCTCGGCGACGTCACCTCGCCGACCTTCGTGATCGCCCGGGCGCACCGGCCGGATCCGGCGCGCGGCGGCGTGGGCTTGGTGCACGCCGACGCGTACCGCCTGGGCGACGCCACCGATCCGCGCGCCGAGATCGACGACCTCGACCTGGACGCCTCGCTGGACGACTCCGTGACGGTGGTCGAGTGGGGCGAGGGCCTGGCCGAGCACCTGACCGAGTCGCACCTGCACGTCCGGCTCGACCGCCACGACGACGACACCCGCACCGCCGAGCTGGTCCCGGTGGGCGGCGACTGGCCCATCCGGCTGAGGGCCCTGTCCGCCTGATCCGGGGACCGGGCGGCTGACGGGTGCCGGTACCGGTCGGCGCGGCAGGTCGCGGAAGCGTGGTCGGGTGGGGCCGGCCGCCGGGACGGTGACCCCACCCACGCGGCGGGACGGCTCAGGCGGGGTCGTCGAAGTAGCCGATCTCCACGAGGTTGTTCCCGTCGAGCTCGTACACGGAGGTACGGCGGACCACGTCCACCGTCGACGACGGGTCGTCGGGGCGCTTCAGGTACTCCACCCTCGCCCGCCCGGCACTGATCGCCACCTTCTCGATCGGGGTGCGGTCCCCGATCTCGACCATGGTCAGGTACGCCGGCCGGCCGTCGACGTTGCGGAACATCGCGAGCTGCCAGAACTTGCCCGTGCCGCCGCCGTCCATCAGCACCGGCACCACCGCGTCGGCGGCCTTGTCGCCGGTCAGTTCGCCGATCGCGCAGGGCGCCTGCAACCGGACGACCACCCCGTCCTCACCGGACCACATGCCGTCGACCAGCGGGATCGGGTCCCGGTAGCCGTTGTACGGCTGGGCCGCGTTGCCCAGCGACGCGGTCTGTAGCTGCTTGCAGGTCAGCGGTTTGACCGTGGCCGGGGCGGGCTCGGTGGTGGCCGCCGGGACCGGGTCGGTGACGTCGGCGGCAGGGCTGTCCAGGCCCTGGGCGGGGGTCGCGACCGCCTCGTCGTCGGGGGTGGTGTCGCCACCGGAACCGCAGGCCAGCCCGGTCGCCAGGGCGAGGACCAGGAACGGCAGCAGGGTCTTGCGCATCAAGTGTCCTTTCGTGAGGTGGCCGCAGCGTAGTGCGACCGTGCCACCACCGGGGCCGGCTGCTCCGGGGCCGGCTGCTCCGGGGCTGCGACCCGGTGCGGAGCGCCCGTCCGGAGGACTGTCGGGCCGGGCTGGTAGGAAGTAGCCGACCCCGCGCGGTCGACAGAGCCGACCGCTGGACGGAAAGGTGGCCCATGCCCGAGGACGTGCCGACCCTGGACCTGATGGACCTGCTGCCGGAGGGGTGGCGAAGCGTGCTGGCGCCGCACCTCGATCCGGCCCGCACGGCCGCGCTCGGCGAGTTCGTCGCCCGGGAGTACGCCACCCAGACGGTCTTCCCGCCGGTCGAGGACCTTTTCTCGGCGTACCGTCTCTGCGCTCCGCAGGACTGCCGGGTGCTGATCCTCGGCCAGGACCCGTACCACAAGGCCGGGCAGGCGCACGGGCTGAGCTTCAGCGTGCGGGACGGGGTGAGCGTGCCGCCGTCGCTGCGCAACGTCTTCAAGGAGATGGTCGAGGACCTCGGCGTGCCGAAGCCGCGCAGCGGCAACCTCGACGGCTGGGCGGCGCAGGGGGTGCTGCTGCTCAACGCGGTGCTGACCGTCCGCCAGGCGACGCCGGGATCGCACGGCAACAAGGGGTGGGAGGAGTTCACCGACGCCACCATCCGGGCCCTCGACGCGCTGGACCACCGGGTGGTCTTCCTGCTCTGGGGCGGCTACGCCCGCAAGAAGGCGGCGCTGGTGACCAACCCGCAGCACGTGGTGCTGGAGGCCGGGCACCCGAGCCCGATGAACCCGCGCGGCTTCCTGGGCAGCCGCCCGTTCAGCGCGGCGAACAAGGCCCTCGCCGACGCCGGCCTGCCCACCGTCGACTGGGAGCGGTCGGCGGGCTGAGCCGACGCTGTCCACCGGGCCGCGTCCCTCGCCGGCCGTCCACGGGCCGGGCGACGAGGAACGCGCCCGGCCGGTGACCGTGCCGCCGCTGGGCAGCCCGACCAGTGGAGGCGTGGGTCGGGGCCGACTCGGCGGAGGGCCGGCGGTGTGCCCGGTTAGGGTGGGCACGTGCTCGTACTGGTGGTGGACTCCTCGACCCCGGCGGTGACCGCCGCGCTGGCGGAGATCGCGGCGGACGGCGTCACGCTCCGGGCGGAGCGGCGCACGGTCGACGCCCGCGCCCACGGCGAGCTGCTCGCGCCGCAGGTTGCGGCGGTCCTCGCCGAGGTGGGCGCCCGTCCCGCCGACCTGGGCGCGATCGTCGCCGGGCTCGGTCCCGGGCCGTTCACCGGGCTGCGGGTCGGGCTGGTCACCGCCGCCACCATGGGGCAGGTGCTCGGCGTGCCGACGTACGGCGTCTGCTCCCTGGACGCGGTCGGTCACCCGGCCGCCGCCGGTGAACCGGTGCTGGCCGCCAGCGACGCGCGTCGCCGGGAGGTCTACTGGGCGGTGTACGACGGGGCGGGCGAGCGGATCGCCGGTCCGGACGTCGACGTGCCGGCCCTCGTCGCCGAGCGGGCCCGTGACCTCGGGGCCACCGCCATGGTCGGCGACGGCGCGCACCGCTACGCCGACGTGCTCGGCCTGCCGCTGCGGGAGGAACCCCGCTACCCGTCGGCCGCCGCCCTGGCCGGGCTGGCCGCCGAGCGGATCCTCACCGCCGCGCCCGGCGAACGCCTCACCCCGCTCTACCTGCGCCGACCGGACGCGGTGGCGGCCACCGCCCGCAAGTCGGTGCTGCCGTGACCGCAGGCGGTCCGGCGGGGGGACGGCCGGGAACCGTCCGCGTCGACCGGTTCCGCTGGTGGCACATCGACGCGGTGCTGCCGATCGAGGCCGACCTCTTCGGCGTCGAGCAGTGGTCGGCGGCGATGTTCTGGAACGAGCTGGCAAACCGGCACCACTACCTGGTCGCCACCGACCCCGATCCGGCCGCCGGCACCGGCACCGAGGGCGGCGAGGTGCTCGGCTACGCCGGGCTCGCCGTGGCGGGCCCGGACGAGGCGTGGGTGCAGAACATCGCGGTCCGGCGGAACGCCCAGCGGCGCGGGGTCGGCCGGGCCCTGCTGGAGGCGCTGCTCGCCGAGGCCGACACGCGGGGCGTCCGGGACGTGCTGCTGGAGGTCGCGGTGGACAACGCCCCGGCCCAGAAGCTCTACGCCGGGTACGACTTCGAGCCGGTCGGCATCCGGCGCGGCTACTACCAGCCGACCAACACCGACGCGCTGGTCATGCGGCGCACCAGAGACTGACGAGCAGCAGGGACTGACGACACACGATGGCTGACGAACCGCTGATCCTCGGCATCGAGACCTCCTGCGACGAGACCGGCGTGGGCATCGTGCGGGGCCACACCCTGCTGGCCGACGCGCTCGCCTCCAGCGTGGAACAGCACGCCCGCTTCGGTGGCGTGGTCCCCGAGGTGGCCAGCCGCGCCCACCTGGAGGCGATCGTGCCCACCATGGACCGGGCGCTCGCCGAGGCCGGGGTGACCCTCGCCGACATCGACGCGATCGCGGTGACCTCCGGTCCCGGCCTGGCCGGCGCGCTGCTGGTCGGCGTGGCCGCCGCCAAGGGTTACGCGCTGGCCGCCGAGAAGCCGGTGTACGGGGTGAACCACCTCGCCGCGCACGTCGCCGTGGACACCCTGGAGCACGGTCCGCTGCCCGAACCGGCGGTCGCCCTGCTGGTCTCCGGCGGGCACTCCTCCCTGCTGCTCGTCGACGACCTGGCCCGGGGCGTCACGCCGCTCGGCGCGACCATCGACGACGCGGCCGGTGAGGCGTTCGACAAGGTGGCCCGCCTGCTCGGCCTGCCCTTCCCCGGCGGCCCGTACGTCGACCGGGAGGCCCGGGCCGGCGACCCGGCAGCGATCGCCTTCCCGCGTGGCCTCACCGCCGCCAAGGACCTCGCCGCGCACCGGTACGACTTCTCCTTCTCCGGGCTGAAGACGGCGGTGGCCCGCTGGGTGGAGGCCCGGCAGCGGGCCGGCGAACCGGTGCCGGTCGCCGACGTGGCGGCGTCGTTCCAGGAGGCGGTCTGCGACGTGCTGGTCACCAAGGCGCTCGACGCGTGCCGGTCGCACGGCGTGGAGACGCTGGTCGTCGGTGGGGGAGTGGCCGCCAACTCGCGGTTGCGGGCGATGGCCGAGCACCGCGCGGCCAGGCACGGTGTCCGGGTCCGGGTGCCCCGGCCGCAGCTGTGCACGGACAACGGCGCGATGGTCGCCGCGCTCGGCTCGCACCTGGTCGCCGCCGGGGTCGCGCCGAGCCGTCTCGACCTGCCCGCCGATTCGGCCATGCCGCTGACCAGGGTGAGCGGGTAACCTTCGCGAACGAGGCGAGACGGGGCAGCGGAGCCCGGGGGCGAGGCGGAGGCAGGGGGCGGTCGACGTGATCGTACGGATGTGGGAGGCCCGCGCCGAGCCGTACGGCTTCGACGACCTGCTGGCCTGGGTCTGCGACATCGCGCTGCCGGAGTTCGGCCACGACCCGCTGCACGTGTCCAGCGAGGTCTTCACCTCCACCGACCACCGGGTGGTGGTCATCTCGAAGTGGCGCAACACGCCCCGCTCGATGCCCGAACCGCCGCCGACGCTGCTCGCCCGGCCCGCCCACTCCTGGGACTTCACGCAGGTCGATCGCTGACACGCCGACCTTCCGGTGGGTGACGTGACGGGCGCGTTCCGTGTCCGTCGCATACGTTCGTCCTGTCATGCGTTCCCTACCGGCCGGCGATCCCGGCATCCCCGACTCCCGGTCGGCCACCCGCTTCCTGGTCTGGCTGGCCAACCAGAGCCGTCCCACCCTGGTCGCCGGGGTCGCGCTCGGCGTCGTGTGGATGGTGGCCCAGGCGCTCGCCCCGGCGGCGATCGGAAAGGCGATCGACGCCGGCCTCACCGCGCGTGACCCCGACGCGCTGGTCACCTGGGGGCTGGTGCTGCTCGGGCTCGGGGTGCTCCAGGCCGTCGCGGGCGTCCTGCGGCACCGCTGCGCGGTGTACAACTGGCTCGCCGCCGCGTACCGCACCGTGCAGCTCACCGTCGAGGCGGCGAACCGGCTCGGCGCCACCCTGCCCCGGCGGGTCGCCGCCGGTGAGGTGGTCAGCATCGGCACGTCGGACATCGGGCAGATCGGCTCCGCGATGGAGATCCTGGCCCGGGGCAGCGGCGCGGTGGTCGCCCTCGTCACCATCACGGTGATCCTGCTGACCGCGTCACTGCCGCTCGGCCTGGTGGTGGTGCTCGGCGTGCCGGTGCTGATGGCGACGGTCGCGCTGCTCATCCGGCCGCTGCACCGCCGGCAGCGCACCTACCGTGACCAGGAGGGCAAACTGACCACCCGGGTCGGGGACATCGTGCGCGGGCT encodes:
- the rimI gene encoding ribosomal protein S18-alanine N-acetyltransferase; this encodes MTAGGPAGGRPGTVRVDRFRWWHIDAVLPIEADLFGVEQWSAAMFWNELANRHHYLVATDPDPAAGTGTEGGEVLGYAGLAVAGPDEAWVQNIAVRRNAQRRGVGRALLEALLAEADTRGVRDVLLEVAVDNAPAQKLYAGYDFEPVGIRRGYYQPTNTDALVMRRTRD
- the ung gene encoding uracil-DNA glycosylase — protein: MPEDVPTLDLMDLLPEGWRSVLAPHLDPARTAALGEFVAREYATQTVFPPVEDLFSAYRLCAPQDCRVLILGQDPYHKAGQAHGLSFSVRDGVSVPPSLRNVFKEMVEDLGVPKPRSGNLDGWAAQGVLLLNAVLTVRQATPGSHGNKGWEEFTDATIRALDALDHRVVFLLWGGYARKKAALVTNPQHVVLEAGHPSPMNPRGFLGSRPFSAANKALADAGLPTVDWERSAG
- the tsaD gene encoding tRNA (adenosine(37)-N6)-threonylcarbamoyltransferase complex transferase subunit TsaD; translated protein: MADEPLILGIETSCDETGVGIVRGHTLLADALASSVEQHARFGGVVPEVASRAHLEAIVPTMDRALAEAGVTLADIDAIAVTSGPGLAGALLVGVAAAKGYALAAEKPVYGVNHLAAHVAVDTLEHGPLPEPAVALLVSGGHSSLLLVDDLARGVTPLGATIDDAAGEAFDKVARLLGLPFPGGPYVDREARAGDPAAIAFPRGLTAAKDLAAHRYDFSFSGLKTAVARWVEARQRAGEPVPVADVAASFQEAVCDVLVTKALDACRSHGVETLVVGGGVAANSRLRAMAEHRAARHGVRVRVPRPQLCTDNGAMVAALGSHLVAAGVAPSRLDLPADSAMPLTRVSG
- the tsaB gene encoding tRNA (adenosine(37)-N6)-threonylcarbamoyltransferase complex dimerization subunit type 1 TsaB → MLVLVVDSSTPAVTAALAEIAADGVTLRAERRTVDARAHGELLAPQVAAVLAEVGARPADLGAIVAGLGPGPFTGLRVGLVTAATMGQVLGVPTYGVCSLDAVGHPAAAGEPVLAASDARRREVYWAVYDGAGERIAGPDVDVPALVAERARDLGATAMVGDGAHRYADVLGLPLREEPRYPSAAALAGLAAERILTAAPGERLTPLYLRRPDAVAATARKSVLP